A single window of Candidatus Eisenbacteria bacterium DNA harbors:
- a CDS encoding flagellar basal body-associated FliL family protein: protein MSGPAAESKGDAAKPDAAKGESAKAPAKPGPSLVILLVVTLVAFVVGGGTGVFVVGPRLIPAPVKPAAHAEGEEGDEESEDEESTHDSKDKKGAHGKEGEGPEKGPVFKLENIILNPAGSQGSRFLLVSVAFEFKDPKAEERFRGHDVEIRDLVIAQLEARTLEQLAQPGARDSLKRLISNAVQPIAGKKTRFKVYLPQFVIQ from the coding sequence ATGAGCGGTCCCGCTGCTGAATCGAAGGGCGACGCTGCCAAGCCCGACGCTGCCAAGGGCGAGTCGGCGAAGGCGCCGGCCAAGCCCGGTCCGTCGCTCGTGATCCTGCTGGTGGTCACGCTGGTCGCGTTCGTCGTGGGCGGAGGCACCGGCGTGTTCGTGGTCGGACCGCGCCTGATTCCCGCGCCGGTCAAGCCGGCGGCTCACGCCGAGGGCGAAGAAGGCGACGAGGAAAGCGAAGACGAGGAGTCGACGCACGACTCGAAGGACAAGAAGGGCGCCCACGGCAAGGAAGGCGAGGGTCCCGAAAAGGGACCGGTCTTCAAGCTCGAGAACATCATTCTCAATCCCGCCGGGTCTCAGGGCTCGCGCTTCCTGCTGGTGTCGGTCGCGTTCGAATTCAAGGATCCCAAGGCCGAGGAGCGCTTCCGCGGCCACGATGTCGAGATCCGCGATCTGGTGATCGCACAGCTCGAGGCCCGCACGCTCGAGCAGCTCGCCCAGCCGGGTGCTCGCGATTCGCTCAAGCGTCTGATCTCCAATGCGGTCCAGCCGATCGCCGGCAAGAAGACCAGGTTCAAGGTCTATCTCCCGCAGTTCGTCATTCAGTAG